The segment CTGTGGTTAGGAATGTAGAAAACATGAACTTTGCTGACATAGAGCGTGCTATCTACGAGTTGGGGGAAAAGGTAAGGAAATTTTTCTGAAGAGGGTTGGGAGGAATGGAAAGAACTGGAAATGCTGGATTGGCATGTATTGATTTGGTCTCTGTGTCATCATCTCTGACCTCTAACACACTGAGTTGTGCTGTGGGGAGTGATCCAGTTACATGGCTGGCTGTGCCTTTGCCTTCTAGGACAGCTCTACTCGTTGCCCATCCAGAAGACTGCAGTCTACATTAGAGACATGGTGTATCTTCACCTTTGTCTTCAGAGGCCAAGGCTGAACTGCCCTGGGGTAGAAgtccctgtgtctgtctccTGCAAAAGCAGGAGTTGGAAGCAAAGCGAGAGAATCCTTCCCCAAAGCCACTAGATGCTCACTCTAAAGACAGGATGCATTTTTGAGCAATTTGTGTTGGTTTTCAGCTGAACAAATCAATAAGCAAAGCTCTTGCAATCAGTATTCCTGGAAAGAGTGGATGTCCAAACCCTCGTTGTTTGCTCTGTGTGGTCTGTGTGGCTTTCTAAGACCTTATTTTTACTTCTAGGCACGGAAGAATGAACTGGCCATTGAAGACATGGATGGTGGCACTTTCACAATCAGCaatggtggggtttttgggtcaCTCTTTGGAACACCTATCATTAACCCACCCCAGTCTGCCATCTTAGGCATGCATGCCATCTTTGACAGGCCTGTGGCTGTGGGAGGCAAGGTAGGTGGACCTGCACAGGAGGTTTTAGGGAACAAAGGACAGGGCTCAGCAGACTGAGGACCTTTTTCTAAGGGGTTGGTGTCACTTCTGAAACACTTCAGTGTGAAGAAGGAGCAGAGACTAATGGGTATAGGGCACCTTTGCTGGCCCTGGTACTtgcctgagctgtgcaggggacTTTGTCCTATCTGTGAGTGGGCAAACTGGTTATAATCTTAGGTGTGGGAAGGAGGAGCTTGTAGCCTTTGTGATAGGGAGCGGTTCCAGGAAGAGCCCTTATCTCATATGTGGCATGGACCCATCCTGGGTGGGTGGGTAGATAATTTTGCCATGCAGGACAAATCCAGGAGGGCCTGGGGTGGGAAAAAGCCAGGTCTTCCCTGAGTTCACAGGAGGGGAGCATGCAGGCAGGAGCACTGAGCTCACTaaccctgtccctgcccagatcGAGGTGCGGCCGATGATGTACGTGGCGCTGACCTACGATCACCGGCTCATCGACGGCAGAGAGGCCGTCACCTTCCTGCGCAAGATCAAGGCAGCGGTGGAGGATCCCCGCGTGCTGCTGCTCGACCTGTAGGGCAGCCACACCCCCACACAACCCACCCAGGacagggcagcaccagcagggacGATGCAGGGCATTCAGGAACTGGCAGGGGTCATTCCAGTCTTTCTCCCTCCGCTGTGATTGGAGCTGTTCCAAAGGGAATTACAGGAATAGCTCCTACCtcctttcttattttgtttaatgAAGGTTTACTATCTCACGAGAACTTGCCGTGCAGTGGGCCAACCACTGAATGGCATTGCCTTTCCAGAGCCATCTGTGTGGCATCCTCTCCCTCACAGCACCAAACGCTCACCTCCAGCTTGTCCTATACCACTGGAAactgcttgctgctgctgtgctagggtacccttccctgcccctccatGGCAGGTTCAGCTTTACTGCCTAGCACTGAGGTTCCTGGGAGGGAGAGGACAGGAAAGGCTACTGTCCATGTTttgcttgaaaatatttcacactcATCAGCCTTGCAAGGGTCTGACCCCGAGGCCACTTGCAGGAAAAGTTTTGGTCAGAGCAGGGCTTGAGGTAGGTGTCATGCTTCTGGCAGTGCCCTGGTTACACTCCCTCCACAGACAGTAACACAGGGTGGCAACTCCCCTACTTTCCCTTGGCGATTGTCTCTCACCAGCCCAGTCACGGTGGTGTGAATGTTCTTGTTGGGGTGGGCAGAGCCCGTGACCTCTGTGGAGGCAGCACTGTTCCTGGGGACAGCCCTTTCACCATTACATGCCCGACAGGGGGGTGAGAaccagcccccagcagctgTCCTTGGCACACAGCTCACTGGGTGTGACTGCTGGCTTCCTGCGTGCTCCCAGCCCACACCCAGCTGGGGGGCCAGGCCTTTCACTGAAATGTACATCCCAGCCCACgggtgctggtttggggggaggggggcagtTCTGAATCCGATAGCGCACACATGAATTGAGGGGTGAGGGGGTTGCTAGTGCCTGCAGAGTCTATTACTCTTACCCCCTACACAGAACttgtaacaaaaatatttaacacagcggattttaaatgaaataaaactgtgCAACGACTGCAAGGTGGGGTGTGTTTGAGTGGGTGAGGACTCTGGCATCAGCAGCATCCTGAGTGTAGTGCAAGAGTCCTGTTATCTGGTGGTGAGAGAAAAGAGGCAATGGGAGCTGAGCCCATTGCTGGTGGTATTAAATTGAGTCTTCTCTGCCTGTGAACACTGGTGGCCTCAAACTCTCTGCCAAAGAATTAGCTTTTCCCAGCAAAGAGGTTTTTAGGGTTGGAAGTCATCCTTTTTTAGCAACAGAACTGTAATAGATGGTGAGGAATTCCCAGTATTAGCTAAAGGGCATGATGGACAAGAGAGAGACCTGAGACAGGCTCATAAAGTTTTTAAGAAGTTGAATTTTTACTGCTGCAATGGAAGAGTTGGAATTCATGCAAGTGTGGAAAGGCTGTTgcagagggagaaaggaaacaaGAACAAGGGACAGTGTAACCTGTCTGTGGTGCTGGGTGTTTCCCTAGCAAGATGTCCTCGTTGGGACAACACAAAATCATTTCTGAATCATGGCAGGGTTTTCCCAGCTCTGACATCAACTTCAGAGATGGTTTACCCTTCCCAGCTACAGCTGAAGAGGGCAACCCCTTCTAACAGAAAATGATTGCACTCACAGCTGCAAAGCAGATGAAAGGGAGGGCAGTTCCTGGTACTGatgccttcattttcctggCAGCTAGGGACAAAAACAGAGTGCAGAGTCAGCTTTTTTGCTTGGCCCTGGCTAAGGTAGGTTAGGGGGAgaggaaaaatcccttccttgTTCTGGGAAGGGTAGAGAGTCTAATTCTTGCACAAATAAGTTGAGTGAAAGGGAaggttttgattaaaaaatgctGCTTGCACTCAGCCTCTCTGCTGGTTTAGGATACAGAGGGTCTGCCTTGACTTTGTACATGAGCCTGGGGAAGCCTTTATTTTGTCTGGAGCTGCAATAAATGAAGCCTTCGAACCAATCAGGAAGGGAACATACAGTCAAACTCTTAAAATTATGCAAACTGCTTTATTTAATCTGCCCTGTCAAGGCTTGCTGTAAGAGAGTAGTGCTTGAAACTTCTTTTGACTCTTTGGGTGACACCCATGGCACTGAGTTGCAAGATGCCATGCTGTGGCTTTGGACACAGGGTCCTTCCtcctgaacctcccctgaatCACAGGACTAGGAAGCTGGTGGACAGGGGTGCAAGGGTGCAGCTAGAGGGTTCAGCCAGTGCAGGCTGCCATGGCGAGGAAaagccccaggctcagctgctcctgctcagtcCTCCAGTTTCTGCACAGCAATTGAGGTGTCCACCTTTGCTGGTGTAGATGAGTTTCTCCAGAGCTTTGCTTCCCTCTGGTGGATGagcactcctgctgctgcctgggagggTGTCTGCTGttgtgggcaggcaggagctggaaccaGCAGCCACAGAGACGTGTCTGTGGTACCAGTCGTTCCTTGCTATGGGAGATAAGTGAGCAGTGTGAggggtgctgggagaggagggccAGAACCGAACTGCTGCCATTGCCACCTCATCCTTGAGCCTGTAGCTTTTACTTGCACcactgagcacagcagcctccACCTTGGGCTGTCAGCAGACACatgtgtttgtgctttttctttaatcCAGAATCTTTATACATGTAGCCtccttccctctgtgctggctctCAGAGTTCCCCCCTTTAAACCCTCACTGTGTGGTCCACCAGCAGTGAGGGTGCTCAAAGCATGGttggcagggctgctgtcctGCCAGGTGAAAGGAGGCCACATGTACAAAGATTCTGGAAGGCTGAAGGATGGAAGGCTGGAGCCACAACACCTAACAATGACAAAGGGCTGGAAGACAACCCAGGCATTTCTCCCACGTCTGAGCTGCAGCCAAACAGCTGTGCAGACCTGGGAGGCTgtgaggcaggcagcagcacaaggacagaaGGCCAGACACTTGCTGCCACCTTCTGGGGTTTGGCTGCAGGGTGCGCATGGCTGGGGGTGACACCAACCCAGGGCGCCCAGGCAGGTTTCAGAAACACATCTGGGGCTCTCTGTCACTCAGCAGACTTGGCCTACATCTGGCTGATGCagctcagaaagaaaaggacaaTTCTCTAAGTGATACTgagtagtttatttttttcagagggCCAGGGAGAGAAGAGCAGAGGGCTCCTTGTGTcacccctgcagcagggatgacccccacacacacacacacacacatgcagtcAGGGAGGGGCAGAGACCGCAGGCTTGGGCTCCAGCCAGCAGGGCCCAGGGGGGCTGCATTTGAAAGCCACAAAACGTAACAGAGCAGGGGGGTCACTGTGGTAGCAGCAGAGATAAAAAACACAGGGAGGGAGTTCCAGGGCAGGGTGCTGAGCTGAAGAAGAGATGCCCCAAGAAGGGGAACACCACCACTTCCTGGAAGTGCACCCAGGGTCCTGTTCCCCCCAGGGAGGACCTGGAGAAGACAGGTCCAGCCTGACGCCTCCTCTTTGGAGATGGAGCAAACAGAAGCAGAGACAGAAGGACATGTAAGGCTGCAGAATCTCGTGTcccccagctcagggcagccctTGAGGCAAGCCTTCcccagcaggcagtgctgccagtgccacaAGTGCCAGGGAAGTAGCCCAGGGCCCAGCTCCCTGGGGGAAGGAGAGACTGCCTAGCCCACCAGCTTGTTCCAGGGGACTGTGCTGAAGAAGGAGTGAGACTTCAGCTTTGTTATGCCGCCTCTTCCAGAGCCCAAGCGTCGTTTGGGATTgtactgcaggagctgcagagaaaagcaatgggacaggaggatggggagaggaggaCACTGGAAATGGTTCCAGGCTGGACCCTGCCTTTCCCCAACCTCTATTCCCATTCTCCCCCCCATCCACCTGAGCCCCTCACCTCAGTGAGCAGCGATGTAGCAGCCAGGCTGAGGCCCTTTGGCAGATACAGCTGGGTGTGAGGCTGAATCCCTGATGGATGATTTTGGGAgagtggctgcaggaggcagagggTGATGGTAAGCAGAGGCACCAAGGAGAGTTGGAGCACCCTGTTGAATCTTCATTGCCACACAACCCCAGTTCTACACAGTAGCATTTAAGAGCCAGGGCCCTTAACACCCAGAGACCATGCACAGGCACTGGGAATCGCATGTCTAAAGGAACCTGGCCAAGAACTGAggtgccagcagggcaaggcaccctcccagccccacacagctggcAGCCCTTaagcctcctcctcccctgtccTCCTTATAGAGCTCCTCAGCCTCTTACCACTCCTGTCAGCAACTCATACAGGAGAGAGCCAAAGCTCCAGCAGTCAGCTGCTTCAGTGGGGTCCACGATCCCCCCCACTTCTgcagaaagagacagagagggGTTAGAGCTGGAGACAGGGAGCACCAGTGACCACACTGTGCTGGACACATCTCACTGCCTGCAGAAGCCCCCTCTGTCTAATTTGAGGCACTGTGCAGCGAGCTGGAGAAGCCAGGGGACACATCCCTTACCTGGAGCACTGTACAGCTCTTCCCGTGCCTGGCTGCAGTACTGGGGCTCCACCTCTGTCCACTGGCCAAAGAAGGTGAGACGGACAtgacctgcagagcagcaccagagtCAAAAGCAGGAGTATTAGGAAAGACTGGGGACTCTGGTCATAGCACAAAGCCAAGCCATATCCctgcccctgggagcagccagggcactaGGGGCCTGTCATGCCCTGAGCACAGAGGAACTGAGCATCCCCTGGCACCACACACCCTCTACTGGCCTCCCAGTGCTTGCCCCAGGTGCACAACAGGTAAGACTGCTTGGGCAGGCTCCAAGCTCCCAGATCtcactgcaggctgtggtgagggAAGAAGAAGGCTTTAAAGGGGAAGGGGGGGAGAAGGTTAGCTTTCTCCTTGCACAActctctgcatttttcttttcttaagcaATTTATAGCTCTCCAATTTGTTCCAgatgctgccagctgagcagggaCTTGCACTGACAGCAAGATGGCTCAGAGGGATGGGACAGCTCCAGAACATCCCCAGCAGGCAGTTACTATAAGCAGGGGAAAATAACCCACTAGTCCCACTAACCTCAGACACTGTTCAGCTGGTCTCAGCTTCCCCAGACTGGGATTTCCCAGGCAGCCAACCCCCACGTGGGAGCAGGGGCAATGCATTTCTGTGGCTATGGCCCTTgactctcctgctgcagagccatcTTTTGTAATAATTACTTGGAAAACCTAAGTGAGATCAAACTTCCAATTTCAGAAATACTAAACCTTCCCAGACTCCCACCCTCCTCCAAAGCAAACACAAGAAAGTCCACATCTTCTGGAAATGGGTGAAGCAGCAGTCTCCCAGCTGGGAGACCAATTTCCTCCTCCTTGGGGCAGCAGCATGGGGCATTACCTACCAGCTGAATCAAGCAGCAGGTTCCTGGGGTTGAGGTCCCGGCACAATACACCCTGTTGGTGAAGTCCCTCCAAGGCCAGGAGGAtttctgctgcccacagctgcaCCTGCTCTTCCTTCACAGCCCAGGCTCTCCGGCTGTGCCCATGGGAAGCCAAAGCCCTGCATTGTCCTGATGGTGGCTGTTtgctgaggcagccacaggTCAGGCTTACTCCCCAAGAGGGCTCCCACACGGCTGGGTCAGGCACACTGTGTTTGCCAGAGCTGGACAGGGCAACTCCTGCAGGAAGCTGCCTCTCACCCAGGGTcaggaggggctgagcctgggagGCCTCAGACACTTTCTTAGTTGgcagctgccctgcccctggctgGCCCCCTCTCACAGTCTTTGGTACAGGGACAAGCCCCTGGGGAAAGCTGGGGCCTTGTGGGGAGGCTGTTCTCTCAGAtatgcagcctgtgctgctggttAGATCATTCCATGGGTAGACAACCAGGCCCTGGCCAGGGCATTTGGCTGATGCTGCTGGAAAATGGTCCACACCACCAGACACAGTCTGTGTCACACTCAGATCCTGTCCTCCAGGTGCAgccccactgccaccagcaggagccaggagaaGCTGGCAGTGGTTCCCTGAGCCAGAGTCTGTGGGGCCAGGGGACTGCTCCTGAGGGAGTGAGGCATCAGTGTTTCCCAATACTTGGTAGTTCACAGAGCCTGGGAGGCCACTGCCTGTCCAAACAGGGAGGATGGATACTTGGCTGCCACCCTGGGAGTTTCCCACACCATCCTCAGTGCCGTGGTGCTGGAGGGCTTGAATGGTGTTTGAACCAGCACAGTCCTGCTGGACACAGTACTTGGAGCGGAGGTGAGACCACAGTGTCCCCCCTGGAAAGCAGAAAGGAGAACAAGTGATGAGGCAGAAATTATCTCTGGTTCCCCCACTGCTGACATGGCCCAATCAGGGGCCCAGGCCAAAGCCCACATAGTGGGGTCATGATGGAGCATCATAAAATCTCCCCAGCAGCAAAGCTCAAGTCTATGCAGAATGCACCCCTGCCCTACAAGCACACCATGCCCAatgccacagcttccctgggaccTGGCACACCTAAGTCCCATTCCCTCCTCCTTTAGCAGCCCTCTCCCCATTCTACAGAGTCTCTTTGATCCCACCTCTGCCACTTGCATGTCACAGACAAGCAGCATATTCACACATGCTCCTGACCCCACTGCCATCCCCACTTCCCCCTGAAAGCCTTTCCTTCCTGTGTGACAGAAATGCCAGAGAGGTCCCACAGCATGGCACAAGGCCATGGATCAGCaaggagccagagcagcagaCCCTGGTGCCCACAGCATGTTGCCAGGGCTTCCCAGCCTCACTACATTCAGTGCTGGCTTCTTTCTGCAAACTCAGCCTATAGCAGTGCACAAGGAGTTGAGCCTGTTCTCCACATCAGCCTCCATTTGTTGTTACTGgactccagctgctgctccctacACATCCATTCAACCAGCAGAGTAAACAAGTTCCATGGACAAGCCTCCACCTTGTCATACACTTCTTCACCAGGATCTGGGACAGCCTCAAGTAAGCCTCCTCAATGTACCAAACCCCAGTATGCTCACTGCCCTTTAAGCCCtaattttccatttcctctCTTTGGTATGATCTCAAAATCCAGTCTCACCTTttgtaaccaaaaaaaaaaaaaaaagtttcataaAGGTCTTGTCAAAAGATGGTTTTGTTCTACAAGTCAGGTGAACTACCTCACTTCGTTTTCCTTCTCCATCACCTTCCTGTTATGGTCAGACAATGCCAGTAAAATGGAGAGGTTTTTCTTTCCAAGATGCTGAATCACATCAACTTCATTACCCAAAGGCATGACTGCTCCTCCCATGAGGCACAGTGGCTCATCTCTCTAAAGACTGAGGCTGGTTTCTGTATAACACATCCACAcacaatttctttcttcttgtggGTCTCCACAGGCCCATTTCTAGGTTACATCCCCAGCCAGTTCTTATCAAACTTCTGCAATTCACAGCTGAACTTCTCTGTTCACTAAGTCTCCAAGCCCTGGTACCCACCACCCTTCTGTGGAGAAGACAGCTTAAATTATCACCATAAAAAACAGTCCCAAAACAGGAGGAGAAACATACTTTGGGCTTTAAAGAAAggacagtttgggataaaccaggATGTTTCACAGATGGAAGGCAAGGCTGTCCTCACTCACCCTGCACGTGCTCCAGATGGAGGAAGATGGAGTCCTCACTCACATAGTAGCACAACAGCTTGACCATGAAGGGGACCCCATGAGGGATGATGGTCTGTCGCGCACGGGTCTCAacatgggatttggggaggcTCTGAGGAGGGACAGGCAGATGGGTATAGCATGGCAGGACTTGGACTCTGTGCAGCCTagcacctggcagggctggaggccaGGCAGAATGTGCCTTCTGCCAAGCCCCATGGCTGCTCCCAGGTCACCCCTGATGGAGCTCCCCCATCTGCACAAACTTGTGGCTCCTACAGCTCTGTCAgtccccagcacccagctgtGAGAAGGCAGGGCTCTGCAAAGCTCTGCCAAGGTAGGGCACTCCCCATCTGCACTGTGGGACCcagagggcacagctgctccaaaGCACTGACTCCTCTGCAACCACCCTGCTCCCTTCAGGAAGAACCTGCCATTCCaaccctttctcctcctcccctggaAATTATGCTTCTCCCTCTTGTGCCAGATCCTCCTTGTACAGTTAATGAAGTACTTCATTGTTAGTTCCAAGGACACTGAAAAATACTCTAGGACTTGTAATGAGCACCTCTCACAACTTGTTTCAGGGGTTGACTCAGTTTCACACAGGCTTGAAGTGttaaaagtcagagaaatgGATGGCCAAGGAGAACTACTTCCCTTTTGATCACAGAGGGTGGTTGAGGCAGCCAAAAGAAGATTTTTGAACCATGAACTTCATCCAGCCTCTGAGAGCTGCTATTTGTCATCCTCTCATCTGCCCCAGCCATCAGCTTGGACAAGGTGGCCCCAGCCTGAGAGGGAGAAGCAGGCAGATGGAACTGAAAACACTCACCTTGAGTATAAAGGTCTCACCAGTGGCTGGATCCTGGACAATCTGCACCTGGGACAGTACATACAGAATGGTCAGAAGTGGTGACCCAACACACAGCCTACAGGAATGACCCAAGGGTCTCATCTCTGGAACTGTAACAAACTCCCACCCAACTGGAAGAGTTTTGTGAGGCTCAGACCCCTGTTTTTGAAAGGCAAAACACAGGTTATTGGCAAGGAGATAGCCATGCAGCCAAGAAGCAGGAATTAAACCAAGAGGAGGCTTCCATGccagttttatttccttcacGCTGAAGGGTTTCACAGTGCTCTTTCTGGGCTCAAACTGGGccttggcaggacaggaggATCCCGTCAGTCCTGACAAACTGAGATGTGTGAACAGTAGTGGAGAGCAATGTGCCGTGTGTGTGGATACAGTAAGTCTGGCACCTTCACTCCAAGATAATGAACTTCTAATTAGTTTATTTCCAGACAGTTCAGCTTTTGCTGAAGTCTAGATTATCCACAGGAGGCCACCATTGTGACACCTGGGCACAAAACACAATTCCATATGTGGGAAAGAACGAGGTGCATAAACCTTCCTGTCAATATCTTGGGAGGTATGGTAAGCAAAAGTGATAGGAACATTAACAGATTTCCCAATCAACTCCTTAAGAGGTCTTGAGTCCTCTTCTATGAATTTTTCTGGGTGGGAATGGTGTGGATGGATACCCCAACATCGCTTGATGGACGTGCTAGGGCTGGCACCCCCATTCCAGCTGCTAGGACCCTCCAGCTTATGCTCCCTCTGGTCCAGCCCCAGCCTCACCCCCCCTCTCCAGGTGAAGTCATTACCTTATCAATCACTCCCACAACCTTGCACCGTCTCAGGTTCTCCACTGCTGAGCTCAGTGTCCTGATGGGCCGGAAGCGCAGGCTGCTGTAGCCCTGCAGGGTGGTAAGGGAAGAGGAGGTAGGACCTAGAAATGCTGTTGTTCTTTACAGTGGCTGAAAAAAGCCCCTGCATTTTCCAGAGTACACAGAAATACTGCCCAGCTGGTCAACGTGCAAAGAAAACACTCCAATGGCCATGATTCATTTCTAACATCAGCTGAACTATTTTCTTGGCCAACCCCTGGATTTATCTATTTTCTAGGGAAAGCTTGCACTTGCAGCAGATTTAAAAATCACACCAAAATTTGAAGCTAGACCTGGACTGTTTCAACATTAAGGAGATCTGTGTGGAAGGTAGTTGTCTTTCTCCCTGCATTCTTCCCACTAGGCTCTGACCTTGCCCTGCCTCACTCCCCTCTCCCTTCTTTAACCACCTCCTTCCCACAATGCAGAAAGCAGCCACTGCCTTTGGTTTCCATGCAGATGGAAACAATGACAGATGGGAAGAGGACATTTCTAACATTTGACAGGATGGTTCCCTGCAGTGGCTTCAGTCTCCACAAAAATGTCCATACCCACTATGGTGGCAGCAAGCTAAGCATACACACTTTGGAGGGTGGGGTCCTGGAAGCACCTTGGGGAGCCTGGGCCCACCTCGGCTCCTTGATCCAGGCAGGGCGaagagctgccagctcccttGCAGCCACTGGCAGGTCAGGACCCTCGGCAGCTCCGTGTGCCTGCTGTTTTCTCCACACATCTTAGCGTGGTATCTGGCAGAGGCAGACGTGGAGGACCACTGGGGCTGCTTTATCTgcgtgtccccatccccaccccgtTTCCCGGTGTCACGGCACCGCTGTCGTCCCCCCGCGCGGCCCCACGCCAGCCCCTCACCGTGGCAGCGGTGctgccgccccccgccgcccgcTGCAGGTGGCAATTGAAGATTTCCTCGGCGCGCCGCAGGTACTGGGTGATCTTCCGCTTCACGGCCTCCCGCCGCTCCTTGTTGGGGTCAACTGCGGCCGGTGCAAAGGGTGGCTGTGAGGGGCCTGGCTCGGCCCCGAAGGACTGGCCACAGTCCCCAGGGGATGTCCCAGCCCTCTCGCCCTTCTCCCGGTAGGGATGCACTCCCTGGACAGATGCCCCAGTGCCCTCAACACACCCCCTAGCGGGATTTTCCCGTCCCCTCGTCATTCTCCCTGCAGGGATACCTTGGCCCTCTCACAGGTATGAATGCCCCAGTGCCCCTGCTGGTGTCCCCGGAGGGATGCCCCGGTCCGCTGCCCCCGGGAGGCCGCACACACCCTGCACGCCGCGGAGCAGCACGTCCACGCCGTTCTGGTAGTGGTTGAAGGCCTCCTCGTAGTCCTCGCTGACGTCGCGCTCCAGCGCCAGCCGCAGCTGCCGCGCCGCCTCCACCAGGTAATCCCGGCGCCCGCCGCCCTCGGGCCCCGCGGGCGCCACGCGGCCCCGCAGCTGCCCCAGGTAGACGCGGGCCTGCGCCAGCGCCCGGGAGCACGGCTCGGCCTCCGCGCGGCTCATGGCCCCGCCGGGACACCGGCAGCGGGGCTGCGCGCTCCGCCGGGGAGCgacgcccgccccggcccctccGCTTACCCGCGGTGCCCCCCCCGGCACGGGCCCCGGTCCCCCAGCCCCGCCGTACCGcgcccgggcagcgccgccgccagCATCCCCCGGCGCCGCCGGGCGGGGCGGCAGGGGCGCGGCAGGGGCGGGCGGTGCTGATTGGCCGCGGATGagatcatcatcatcatcatcatcatcatcatcatcatcatcatcgccCCCCGCGGGATCCGTGCCCGGGTCCCCCCGCCGGGGTCCCGCCCCCGCCCGAGGCAGGCGCTCCACCTCCCCGTTAACGCGCGGTAGGCGTCGCTCCACTAGCTTTATTATCATCCTTATTCACCATTAATTGCCCTTAATTAACCAAGCTCCCGTTCATTAAATTGTGCCTTCGCAGCCGTGTTTCCTTCCTCCCATAACGCTTAATTAGCTGTGTTTTAATTAGCCTTTGTTGCTGCCATCCAGCCGACAGGTGCACCCATAccagcagctccccactgcCACAGTTACAATGGTGAGTGTCTTGCCACTTCACCACGGCCAGCCCAGGGTACCCCTGGCTCTTCCCGATTTCCTATTTCAAGTGAGTGCCATTGGCCCTGACACTGAGCTCTCAGCCAGACCTACCAGCTCTTGCAGACTCTTCGGGTTTTACCAACTTATTCTAAATCTACAGCACAGGGAGGATCAGCACAAGTGCATTAAGGTGCAGCAAAATGACAGCGTAATCAATATCCCAGCTGGTGGTTAACAAATGCTTTGTGTGTGAAAAATACTGGTCTTTGGCTTATTCTAGAAACATGTATTCCTGCCCTCCTGGCCTGGCTTTTTGGAAGGCCAGaaggccttgcagggcctgctAGATCATTGCACTTCTTAGTGAAGGATATTTGCTGAACCAGGAGTGCTCAAGTGGTTACTACCAACTGGCCAGCTGGTTTGCTGTGTCTGTGGGATGGTTGGTCCCAGATGAAATAACTGCCTTACCACTGGCATGGCAGGGGACCTGCAAAGGGAGAAGGGCTGGAATGAAAGCTAAGGGATACCCTTGGAAAAACTGTTCTAAGATTGCCTGGGAAGAGGGAGGCCCCTGCATCTTTGTCCATCCCTTGCTAACCTATGTGTATGTCCCACTACAACAGGAAAAGATCCTAAGATGGGGGTTTTCATTCTGTCAGGAGCtggccctgtgctgtgccatcaCAGCCACACCAGCCTGGTCAGTCACTgtgtccagc is part of the Molothrus aeneus isolate 106 chromosome 6, BPBGC_Maene_1.0, whole genome shotgun sequence genome and harbors:
- the RPS6KL1 gene encoding ribosomal protein S6 kinase-like 1 isoform X1 translates to MSRAEAEPCSRALAQARVYLGQLRGRVAPAGPEGGGRRDYLVEAARQLRLALERDVSEDYEEAFNHYQNGVDVLLRGVQVDPNKERREAVKRKITQYLRRAEEIFNCHLQRAAGGGSTAATGYSSLRFRPIRTLSSAVENLRRCKVVGVIDKVQIVQDPATGETFILKSLPKSHVETRARQTIIPHGVPFMVKLLCYYVSEDSIFLHLEHVQGGTLWSHLRSKYCVQQDCAGSNTIQALQHHGTEDGVGNSQGGSQVSILPVWTGSGLPGSVNYQVLGNTDASLPQEQSPGPTDSGSGNHCQLLLAPAGGSGAAPGGQDLSVTQTVSGGVDHFPAASAKCPGQGLVVYPWNDLTSSTGCISERTASPQGPSFPQGLVPVPKTVRGGQPGAGQLPTKKVSEASQAQPLLTLGERQLPAGVALSSSGKHSVPDPAVWEPSWGVSLTCGCLSKQPPSGQCRALASHGHSRRAWAVKEEQVQLWAAEILLALEGLHQQGVLCRDLNPRNLLLDSAGHVRLTFFGQWTEVEPQYCSQAREELYSAPEVGGIVDPTEAADCWSFGSLLYELLTGVPLSQNHPSGIQPHTQLYLPKGLSLAATSLLTELLQYNPKRRLGSGRGGITKLKSHSFFSTVPWNKLVG
- the RPS6KL1 gene encoding ribosomal protein S6 kinase-like 1 isoform X2 yields the protein MCGENSRHTELPRVLTCQWLQGSWQLFALPGSRSRGGPRLPKGYSSLRFRPIRTLSSAVENLRRCKVVGVIDKVQIVQDPATGETFILKSLPKSHVETRARQTIIPHGVPFMVKLLCYYVSEDSIFLHLEHVQGGTLWSHLRSKYCVQQDCAGSNTIQALQHHGTEDGVGNSQGGSQVSILPVWTGSGLPGSVNYQVLGNTDASLPQEQSPGPTDSGSGNHCQLLLAPAGGSGAAPGGQDLSVTQTVSGGVDHFPAASAKCPGQGLVVYPWNDLTSSTGCISERTASPQGPSFPQGLVPVPKTVRGGQPGAGQLPTKKVSEASQAQPLLTLGERQLPAGVALSSSGKHSVPDPAVWEPSWGVSLTCGCLSKQPPSGQCRALASHGHSRRAWAVKEEQVQLWAAEILLALEGLHQQGVLCRDLNPRNLLLDSAGHVRLTFFGQWTEVEPQYCSQAREELYSAPEVGGIVDPTEAADCWSFGSLLYELLTGVPLSQNHPSGIQPHTQLYLPKGLSLAATSLLTELLQYNPKRRLGSGRGGITKLKSHSFFSTVPWNKLVG